The genomic segment GCCGTCTTAGGACAAATGATAGAAGTGGTTAATCCAAATTCTTGCATAGGTTGTAATGAATGCGAACTGCACTGCCCTGATTTTGCCATTATGGTTGCAAAAAGAAATGACTTTAAATTTGCAAAACTCACTGATGAGTCAAAACAAAGAGCATTACGAATCAAAGAAAATCATTATAAAAAGTTGGAAAATTAAGATGAGAGAATTAATCGCAACAGGAAATAGCCTAGTGGCAAAAGCTGCCGTAGAATGTGGCTGTAAATTTTTTGGTGGCTATCCCATTACTCCAAGTTCTGAGATAGCTCATATCCTATCTAAGCTCTTGCCTGCAAATGATGGCACTTTTATACAAATGGAGGATGAAATCAGCGGCATAAGCGTCAGCATAGGTGCTGCTATGAGTGGGGCAAAGTCTATGACCGCAAGTAGTGGTCCTGGCATTTCTTTAAAATCAGAACAAATCGGCTATGCTTTTATTGCTGAAATTCCCCTAGTCATAGTCAATGTTATGCGTGG from the Campylobacter sp. MIT 99-7217 genome contains:
- a CDS encoding 4Fe-4S binding protein, producing the protein MSVNNMPVWVNEKRCKACNICVSYCPAGVLAMRDDVNAVLGQMIEVVNPNSCIGCNECELHCPDFAIMVAKRNDFKFAKLTDESKQRALRIKENHYKKLEN